The Cellulomonas sp. S1-8 genomic sequence GGACACCGGCGGCACCCCCGTCACCGGCCGGACCCTCGTGTCCAGCCTCAACGGCAAGTGCCTCGACGTCCCCAACTGGCGGTTCGAGCCGGGCACGCGGGTCGTCATGTGGGGCTGCCACGGCGGCACCAACCAGCGGTGGGAGCTGACCGGCGGCACCGTCCGCACGCAGGGCAACCAGTGCCTCGACGTCGCGTGGGGGGCGACCGGCAACGGCGCGCCCGTGCAGATCGCGACGTGCAGCGGCAACGCCGCGCAACGCTGGGTGCTCACGGGCGCCGGCGACCTGGTGAACCCGCAGTCCGACAAGTGCCTCGACATCGTCGACCTCAACCGCGCCGACGACGCGCTGCTGCAGATCTGGCAGTGCGGCGGCACGCCCAACCAGAAGTGGTCGCTGCGCTGACGGGCAGCAGCTGACGTTCCGACGGTGTCCTGCGGCGATACCGCAGGGCACCGTCGACGTCATCCCAGGACCGTGTACCGCAGCCCACCCGCCCCGCCGTCGACGAGGTCGACCGCGACCAGCAGCCGCTGGTACGCGGACACCTGGTCGGTGCCGTCCGGCAGCGGGCCGCGCCACATCTCCGAACCGTCGGCGGGGTCCAGGGCGACGATCTCGCTCTGCTCACCCCGGCTCGCGACCGCGGCGAGGGCCAGCAGGTGCCGCCCGTCCGTCACGGGATGCTGGTTCGTCGCGTCCGAGCGCCACAGCTCGGCACCCGTGCGCGCGTCGAGCGTCAGCACCTCCGTGCCGGTGTCGACGTGCACGCGCCCGTCGAGGACCAGCACGCCTTCCTCGGGCACGGCGTCGGCAGACCAGAGCCGGCCGCCGTCGACACCCCAGCCGGTGAGCCGGCCACCGACCGTCGTGAGGACGAGGCCGGGCACGCTGCCGTCGTCGACCGTGGAGAACAGGACGTCTCCCTCCACGTCGACGTCGCCCTCGGGGCGCACGACGGTGGTCGTGGTGGACCGCTCGACGGCCGACCCGCCGGCGCCCCGCTCGTACCCGTCCGGGTACGGCAGGAGATAGACCTCCTCGCCGGACCCGCCCGACGCCCGGCGGCCGTGGAGCGGCACGGTGCGCACGGTGCGTCCCGCGGCGTCGAACAGCCGGAGCTCGGTCTCCGTGGCGAGAGCGACGAGGTCCCCGACCGTCGAGACGTACGCACCCTGCGAGTCCACCGCGGGGACGTCCCGCTGCCAGGCGAGCGTCCCCTCCGACGTCACCGCGCGGACCTCGGTCACCCCGTCGTCACCGTGGGTGCCGACGACCACCAGGTCGCCCGCCACCGTGAAGCTCGTGCCGGAGGCCGGGTCGCCCAGCGCGTCGGCGAGATCGGCGACGACCGACCCGTCGGCGGTGTCGAGCAGGACCAGGCGGGCGGCCGACGCGGGGAGGTCGACGAACAGGTCGTCGACGGTCGCCGACATGCCGTCGTGCACCCAGCAGAGGGCGAGGTGCTCCTGCCCGGGGTACGCCGTGCACCGACCGGACCACGCGCTCACCTCCGCCGCGGGATCCGGTTCCGGCCGCGTCGTGCCGTCGAGAAGCTCGACCTCCCACAGCGTGTCGCCCGTGGCGGCGTCGAGCGCGACCACCCGCACCGGCCCGTCGGACGCGTGCTCCACCCCGACCAGCGACCCGTCCGCCGCGCGCAGCCCGGAGCCGTAGAACAGGTCCTCGTCCGTCGCCTCCCACCGGGCCGTCGGGGCACCCGACAGCAGGTCGACGGTGCCGGGCAGCGCGGCGACGGCGGCGAGCCGCGCGCGCTCACGGCCGTCGACGACGGACTGCCCGACGACCGCACCCACGACGACGAGCGTCAGCACCACGGCGCCGACGACCAGCGGGCGGGTGCGGCGGCGCCCGTCGCCCGGGTCGCTGGTCGACGGTGCCGGGTCCGGGCCGGGCGGGAGGTCGTCGTGCTCGTCGTCGTCGACGAGCTCCACGTCGTGCAGAGGTCCGCGGCGCGCCATCGTCGCAGGCTAGCGCCGCACCGCGCGGCTCCGAGGTGGTTCGGCCGCGGCGGTTCGGACGGGGTCAGCGCAGCACGCGGTACGCCCCGCCGCCCTCGCCGTCGGACTCGGCGCCGAGGAGCAGCCCCTCCACCACGGCGAGCGCGGAGTCGACCGGCATCGGCACCCGCCACGCCTCGGTGCCGTCGGCGGGGTGCAGGGCGACCAGGTCGTACGGCGCGCTGTGCCGCCCGCCCTGGGACGCCGTCACGTACAGGTGACGCCCGTCGGTCGCGGGGTTCCCGGTCGCCGTCGGTCGCCGGACCCGCCACAGCTCGGCGCCCGTGGCGCCGTCGAACGTCACGACCGCCGCGGACGTCCCCACGTGGACGCGGCCGTCGAGGATCGTCGCGTCCTGGGCGTCGACGATCGTCGTCGCCCACCGTGCCTCGCCGTCGTCCGCGTCCCACGCCTGCAGCCGCGGCATGCGCGTCAGGACGAGCCCGGGGACGCTGCCGTCGTCCACGGTCACGGGCAGGGGTGAGCCGTCGACCCGGACCTCACGCGCCGCCGACGCGATCGTCGTCCCCGTCTCGTCCCCCACGACGGCCGCCGCCAAGGGCCGCGAGGTGGCCACCCGCGTCGACTGCGTCAGGCCCGCCTCGACCGCGGCCGTCGGCGCACCCACCGTCCGCAGGACGTCGCCGTCCGTCGAGACGAGCGTGACGGCGCTGCCGTGGTCGACGGCCAGGGTCTGCTCGTCGACGAGCGCGCTCACGGCCGTCGCCAGCGAGAACGGCCCGTCGTCCGCCGCGACGTCGGCGGTCACGTGCCACCGTTCCGTGCCGTCCACCAGGTCCTGCGACCGCACGTGCACCACGCCGCCCACGTTGCCGACGAGCAGCACGTCGTCGCCGAGCGGCGTGAGCCACTGCGCCGACACGGGCACCTCGCGGTCGACGACCACCGTGCCGTCCGCGGGGTCGAGCACCAGCAGTCGCGTCGTCGTCGCCGGGTACGGGGTCCACCGGCCGGAGTCCAGGTCGGTCCCGCCGTCGCCCACCAGGCACGTCACCTGCCCGGGGCGGGCGGGCAGCGCCACGCAGGGCGCGGGGTCGGCCTGCGCGTCCGGGCTCCAGGCGGGCCTCGCGTCCACCAGGTCGAGCACCCAGGCCCGCGCACCCGTCGCGACGTCCCGGCCCTCGAGCGTGACCGCGTGGTCGGCCGTGACGTGCGCGGCGACCAGCATCGACCCGACCCGCGCGGCCCCGTCCAGGCGCGTTCCCGGGTCGACGTCCCACGCGACCGCGACCGTGCGGTCCAGCGTCGCGGCGACCCCGGGGACGGCCGCCAGCGCGGCCAGCTCCGCGCTCTCGCGGCGGTCCGTGACGACCTGGCCGACGACGAGCGCGAGGACCACCGTCACCGGGACCGCGGCCCACCACCAGCGGCGTCGGCCCGCCGGCGGGGCGGTCGGCCGGTCGGTCGGTGGCGGGTCGCTCGGCGAGGAGGGCGCGGCCTCGTCGGGGGCGTCGTCGAGGAGCACCTCGACCCTGCGTGCACGCGCCATGCCGCGCACGCTAACCCGCGGGGCGCGCGGAGGCGCGCGGGGGCAGCGGCCCTCACCCGACCGCGCCGCCGAGCTCGCAGCCCGGCGGCTCATCGCGGGCCGGAAGCCGCCGAAGGACGAGATCGGCGCCCGGCGATCGGTCGGTGGCCGGTGAGGGCGGCTCTCAGCCCAGGACCGTCAGGCTCGTCTCGTCGGCGTCCGGGTCGTACCGGTACGCGACCAGCAGGTGGAGCACCGACGTGAGCGCGTCGGTGGGGCCGGGCAGAGGGCTGCGCCACACCTCCGACCCGTCCGACGGGTCCAGCGCGACCAGCTCGCTGCCGGCGTCACCCGCCGGGTCGGATACCAGCGTCAGCAGGTGGCGCCCGTCGGTGACGGGTTGGTGGCTGCTCACCCCCGACCGCCACAGCTCGGCGCCCGTGCGCGCGTCGAGAGCCACCTGGTCCGTGCCGAGCGTCAGGTGCAGCCGCCCGTCGAGCAGGACCGCGCCCCAGGCGGTCACGGTGTCGAGGGACCACAACGCACGCCCCTCGCGGTCCCAGGCCCGCGTCCCGTTGCCGACGGCCGTGAGCACGAGGCCCGGCACGCTGCCGTCGTCGAGGCCCAGGCCGACGGGATCCCCGTCGACCTCGACTTCCCCGTCGGCGCGCACCACCGTCGTCCGCAGCGGCGGACCCAGCTCGTTGCCGTCGCTGTCGAACTCCTGGCGGTTCGTCAGGTAGAACGCGTCGCGCCAGGCGCCCATCACCGTGCGGTCGCCCAACGGGACGGCCCGGACCGTGGTGCCCTCGGCATCGAGCAGCAGCACGTCGGTCGGCGTCGCGACGGCCACGAGGTCGCCGACGGGCACGACGAGGCTGCTCGCCGCGCCGTCGGCGGCCGGCAGGGGCCTCTGCCAGGCCAGGGTCCCGTCGAACCGCACGCCGCGCACCTGCGTGTCGCTCCCCGTCAGACCGTCGTACAGGACGACGACGTCGTCGACGGTCGCGAGCCAGGGTGACGTGCCCGGGGCGAGCGCGTCGCTGAGGTCGGTGACGACCGACCCGTCCCGGGTGTCGAGGACGACGAGGCGCATCGTCGAGGGGGCCGCACCCCCCTCCCAGCTCCCGTCGGCGAAGGACGCCGACCCGTCGTGCGCCAGGCAGACCGCCAGGTGGTCGTCGGGCAGGCCGGCCGCGCAGGAGCCGGAGTCCCGGTAGAGGTCGTCGCGGGAGTCCGTGTCCGGCCGGCCGGACCCGTCGATCAGCTCGACCTGCCACGCCACCTCGCCCGTGCGGGCGTCGAGCGCGCGCACGTGGACGGGCCCCTCCGCGCTGTCCGACACCCCCACGAGCAGCCCGTCCGGCGTGCGCACGTCCAGACCGCTCAGCATCTCGTCCGACGCGGCCCACAGCAGCGACGCGGGTCCCGCGAGCGGCGCCACCGCCCCCGGCAGCTCCGCGACGGTGGCGACGCGGGCGCGCTCGCGGCGGTCGACGACACCCTGCGCCACGACGGCGCCGCCGACCACGACCGCGAGGACGGCGGCGGCCAGGGCGAGCCGACGGCGGGCGCGGGGGTCGGACGGGGCGGCGGCGGGCGGGGCGTCGGTGGGCGGGGCGTCGTCGGCGGGCGGGTCCGGCCGCACGTCGGCGGCCGACATCGGCTCGTCGTCCTCGACCAGCTCGACGTCGTGCATCGGACCACGTCCTGCCACGGTCGCAGGGTAGCGCCGTGCTGCCGTCGGGCGGAGAGCCTCGGGCGGGCTGTCCGCACGGGCTCACGGACCGTCGTCGCGCGGCGCGCCTGTCAGCCCAGGACCGCGAGGTGCAGGGCGTCGGACCCGGCGTCGTACCCGTACGCGATCAGCAGGTGCAGCTGGGACTCGACCTCGTCCGTGCCGTCCGGCAGGGGGCTGCGCCACACCTCCGAGCCGTCGGACGGGTCCAGCGCGACCAGCTGGCTGCGGGCGCCCCGTGCCGGCACCGCCGCCAAAGCCAGCAGGTACCGGCCGTCGGTGACGGGCGATCGGCTCGTCGCGTCCGACCGCCACAGCTCGGCGCCCGTGCGCGCGTCGAGGGCCACCAGCTCCGTCCCGCTGGTCAGGTGGACGCGACCGTCGAGCACGATCGCTCCCCAGGCCGACGTCTCGTCGTACGACCACAGCGCGCGACCGTCGCGGTCCCACGCCTGCATCTGCCCGTCCACGCCGGTCGTGAGCACGAGGCCCGGCACGCTGCCGTCGTCGACACCGACGCCGAAGACGTCCCCGTCGACCTCGACGTCGCCATCGGCCCGCACCACCGTCGTCCGGGGCGGCGGCCCCAGCAGGGTGCCGTCGTCGTCCCTCGCCGGCCTCGCCGACAGGTAGAGCGCACCGTGCCCCACCCCCATCAGCACGTGACCGTCCAACGGCACGCTGCGGACCGTCGCGCCGCGCGCGTCGAGCAGCAGGAGGTCCGTCGGCGTCGTGACGGCCAGGACGTCACCGACGCTCGTGGCGAAGGTCTGGGCGT encodes the following:
- a CDS encoding PQQ-binding-like beta-propeller repeat protein produces the protein MARRGPLHDVELVDDDEHDDLPPGPDPAPSTSDPGDGRRRTRPLVVGAVVLTLVVVGAVVGQSVVDGRERARLAAVAALPGTVDLLSGAPTARWEATDEDLFYGSGLRAADGSLVGVEHASDGPVRVVALDAATGDTLWEVELLDGTTRPEPDPAAEVSAWSGRCTAYPGQEHLALCWVHDGMSATVDDLFVDLPASAARLVLLDTADGSVVADLADALGDPASGTSFTVAGDLVVVGTHGDDGVTEVRAVTSEGTLAWQRDVPAVDSQGAYVSTVGDLVALATETELRLFDAAGRTVRTVPLHGRRASGGSGEEVYLLPYPDGYERGAGGSAVERSTTTTVVRPEGDVDVEGDVLFSTVDDGSVPGLVLTTVGGRLTGWGVDGGRLWSADAVPEEGVLVLDGRVHVDTGTEVLTLDARTGAELWRSDATNQHPVTDGRHLLALAAVASRGEQSEIVALDPADGSEMWRGPLPDGTDQVSAYQRLLVAVDLVDGGAGGLRYTVLG
- a CDS encoding PQQ-binding-like beta-propeller repeat protein, producing MAGRGPMHDVELVEDDEPMSAADVRPDPPADDAPPTDAPPAAAPSDPRARRRLALAAAVLAVVVGGAVVAQGVVDRRERARVATVAELPGAVAPLAGPASLLWAASDEMLSGLDVRTPDGLLVGVSDSAEGPVHVRALDARTGEVAWQVELIDGSGRPDTDSRDDLYRDSGSCAAGLPDDHLAVCLAHDGSASFADGSWEGGAAPSTMRLVVLDTRDGSVVTDLSDALAPGTSPWLATVDDVVVLYDGLTGSDTQVRGVRFDGTLAWQRPLPAADGAASSLVVPVGDLVAVATPTDVLLLDAEGTTVRAVPLGDRTVMGAWRDAFYLTNRQEFDSDGNELGPPLRTTVVRADGEVEVDGDPVGLGLDDGSVPGLVLTAVGNGTRAWDREGRALWSLDTVTAWGAVLLDGRLHLTLGTDQVALDARTGAELWRSGVSSHQPVTDGRHLLTLVSDPAGDAGSELVALDPSDGSEVWRSPLPGPTDALTSVLHLLVAYRYDPDADETSLTVLG